One window from the genome of Carnobacteriaceae bacterium zg-84 encodes:
- a CDS encoding IS30 family transposase, translating into MSKTNYNTKKQYKQLSLVERTKIETLLNEKKPIRYIAERLGRNVSTIYREIKRGSVNQIVNRNGIQRDELKYYAETSHYIYKAKQQNKYHHDLTEKFSQQFFKDLQQVVTEKYRTHSIDTFVHWYRQNHPNEKVPCTKTVYTFVHQGIIPIKPIDLPKMVSIRKRPKKENTKTYKKNMGTSIENRPDVANNRTEFGHWEIDLVLFKKTKNEALLLTLVERQTRYTIIRKMNDKTAQCVLRTLKNIFKQYRKSTFKSITSDNGSEFASLSELESTYLSIYYAHPYSSYERGTNENHNGQIREFLPKGKSINTVKKSTIRKIESCLNQKIRRKLGYRTPAELFLLRVD; encoded by the coding sequence ATGTCTAAAACAAATTATAACACAAAAAAACAATATAAACAGCTATCATTGGTTGAACGTACAAAAATTGAAACGTTATTAAACGAAAAAAAGCCAATACGATATATCGCTGAACGACTCGGAAGAAATGTATCCACAATTTATAGAGAAATTAAACGAGGAAGCGTTAATCAAATTGTTAATCGAAATGGTATCCAACGTGACGAATTAAAATATTACGCTGAAACAAGCCATTACATCTATAAAGCTAAGCAACAAAATAAATATCATCATGATTTAACTGAAAAATTTAGTCAACAATTTTTCAAAGACTTACAACAGGTAGTTACTGAAAAATATAGAACCCATAGTATTGATACCTTTGTACATTGGTATCGGCAAAATCATCCTAATGAAAAAGTCCCTTGTACGAAAACGGTTTATACGTTTGTTCATCAAGGTATTATCCCTATCAAACCAATTGATTTACCCAAAATGGTAAGCATTAGAAAACGACCGAAAAAAGAGAACACCAAAACATACAAGAAAAATATGGGTACATCTATCGAAAATCGACCAGACGTAGCGAATAATCGTACAGAATTTGGACATTGGGAAATTGATTTAGTCTTATTTAAGAAGACAAAAAATGAAGCACTATTATTAACGTTAGTAGAACGACAAACACGTTATACAATTATACGTAAAATGAATGATAAAACAGCACAATGTGTCTTACGGACATTAAAGAATATTTTTAAACAATATAGGAAATCAACCTTCAAGAGTATTACATCTGATAATGGGTCAGAATTCGCCTCGTTATCTGAATTAGAATCGACATATTTAAGCATTTACTATGCACACCCTTATTCATCTTATGAGCGTGGTACTAACGAAAATCATAACGGACAGATACGGGAGTTTTTACCTAAGGGTAAATCTATCAATACCGTTAAAAAGTCAACTATTCGTAAAATAGAATCCTGCTTAAATCAGAAAATACGGCGTAAATTAGGTTATCGTACACCTGCAGAGTTATTTTTATTGCGGGTAGATTAA
- a CDS encoding response regulator transcription factor, whose protein sequence is MKILVVEDEKRLADTIVQILKQEKHLVDVVYDGQDAYDYITSDTYDAVVLDMMLPKLNGIQVLKLLRQEHNATPILMLTAKDQVEDKVRGLDSGADDYLTKPFEKEELLARIRAISRRKGDIINDDISFVDITLSQKTQVLECGSKSVRLGPKEFDILRLLLINQNQIMPKEDLISRVWGFDSDAEDNNVEVYISFLRKKLQFLSSRVTISTARKVGYFLEEKE, encoded by the coding sequence ATGAAAATACTTGTTGTAGAAGATGAAAAAAGATTGGCTGATACGATTGTCCAAATTTTAAAGCAAGAAAAGCATTTAGTTGATGTTGTATATGATGGACAAGATGCATATGATTATATTACTTCGGATACATATGATGCCGTTGTATTGGATATGATGTTGCCAAAATTAAATGGTATTCAAGTATTAAAACTTTTACGTCAAGAACATAATGCTACCCCCATTTTAATGTTAACAGCTAAAGATCAAGTGGAAGATAAAGTAAGAGGACTAGATAGTGGTGCTGATGATTATTTAACAAAACCATTTGAAAAAGAAGAATTACTTGCACGTATTCGTGCTATTTCCAGACGTAAAGGAGATATTATTAACGATGATATTTCCTTTGTCGATATTACATTATCACAAAAAACGCAAGTATTAGAATGTGGTAGTAAATCAGTACGTTTAGGTCCAAAAGAATTTGATATTTTACGTCTATTACTCATCAATCAAAATCAAATTATGCCAAAAGAAGACTTAATTTCTCGTGTGTGGGGATTTGATTCTGATGCCGAAGATAATAATGTTGAAGTCTATATTTCTTTTTTAAGAAAAAAATTACAATTTCTATCTAGCCGTGTGACAATTTCAACAGCTAGAAAAGT